From the Alteromonas sp. CI.11.F.A3 genome, the window CCCTGATCTAGCAAAATCGCAATATCTTCATCAGTAAGCGCAATACCTGAAGCAGTACTGATTCGGTCAGTCAATTCGATGTTGTAGTAATCAGCTGTAATGAACAAACCGTTATCAAAGTCTGCTACTACACCAAACGTGATACTTTCAGATTCTTCCGGAGTAAGCTGCTCACCACCTTTAAGTTGTGATACTGGATCGGTAGGCGGAAGCGTAGCGCGGTCGATAAGCTTGCCATCAGTACCAAACGCTGTGGTTACGTTACGAACGTTGCTTTGACCCAATGTAGGCGCTTTAAAGCCTGTTGAGAAAGCACCACGGAAGGCGATGTTTTCAAGTGCTTGCCAGCGGAACGCCACTTTACCTTTGGTAGTATCACCAAAGTCTGAATAATCTTCGTAACGAATAGCACCCGCTAACATGAAGGTTTCAGTAATGTACGCTTCTGCATCTACGTAGAACGCGATGTTATGACGCGACACTAGGCCTTGGCTGTTTGCCGCTAAGCCAGGGAAACCATTCGAGCCAATACCAAAACCTTGTGAAGCTAGTGGACCAATTTCGTAAGATGCGGTATCACCAGCAAAACTCTCGTAGCTTTCATGACGGTATTGGAAACCACTTGCTACAAATAACGGCTCATATAAGCCAATTTCGAAAGGTTTAGTGAAATCTACGTCAAGGGTTTGCTCTGACTGCGTGTAACGACCAGGGCTAAACTCGAAGGGCGTATCGGGACCTAATGATGGGTTGATAGTGTTGCTGATAATAAAATCAACTTCGTTTTCACCCAAGTTCAAGCTTACATCGTAAGTGATGTCGTTCGCTAACTCGCCACGGGTTCCAAATACCAATGACATATCGGTAACCGTTCCACCAAAGCGCGGTGTAAAACCACCTGGTAAAATTTCGTTGAACGCGAAGCAATCAGGGTTATTTGCCACTTCATTGATGTAACGTTCGTTAGTTAACACGTTGTCACCAGGCATGATGTCGGTGGGACAGTTGCCTGACAAGTCATCAGTTAAGTCACCTACCAACAAAGAGCCATCATCAGCCGCGTAAACACCGCCACGCGTGTGCGGGTTACGGTAGTAGAAACCACCTTCCACTTCACGCTCAGCGAAGTTACCAAACATATAGGCTTCTGCGGTATCACTTAGCTCTAACCCTAGGTTAGCAAAAAGTTTGTAGTCGTGTTTAATTTCAGGAGAACCCCAAATTTGCGCAGGGTCGGCAACAAAGGTATTTCCACCAGCCACTAGGCCTGCGGCATCATCACGCTGAACACTGCGAGAAGTATCATCGGCAGTACGGTATTCTGCAGAAAGGTTAATGAAACCTTTGTCAGATAAAGGCATACCAATATTACCAGACAGCTGAATCATGTCGCCGTCCCCTTCATAATACGAGCCGTAGCGTGCTTCAAATGAGCCGCCTTCTGACGCATCGTTTAATACGAAGTTAATAACACCCGCAATGGCGTCTGAACCATACTGCGCCGCAGCACCGTCACGTAATACTTCAATTTGTTTCAAAGCTGCTGCTGGAATAACCGAGATATCCGGGCCTTGTGCACCATCAGACAAGCCACCACCTAAGAATGTGATAACAGCAGAACGGTGACGTCGCTTACCGTTTACTAGCACTAAGGTGTGATCTGACGCCATACCACGAAGGTTAGCAGGACGAACTAGGGTAGATGCATCATTAATAGGTTGATCGTTAACGTTAAACGACGGAACAACCGTTTGCATCATAGAGACGACATCGGTGGCACCCTGATTTTTAAATTCTTCATCAGAGATAATATCGATAGGTACTGCAGATTCAGCGACAGAACGTGGTGCTGCGCGTGAACCTACGATAGCGATTTGTTCATAATCTTCTGCGCTCGCTTCTGCAGCATCGGCCGCTTCTTGGGCATGTACTGGCGCAATGGCCATAACAGAAAATGCCGCTGACGCAGCAAGTACGCCTCGAACGTGTTTGGTCAATAAAGACAAAGATGTATTCATAGTGGTTTCCCGGATTTTCTCCCTGTCACCTCTACGCTTTCATGAACGTAATAAGTGCAGCGAGTGATAGTTATTTTATACCTTTAACACTGACCATATACTTGTCAGCACCCGCTTTTTATAAGATGTAAGCTCCTATAAAACAAACATTTTTGCACAAAATAATTATTTATTTTCAGACCATAGAGGATTTTGTTTTCTGGTCTGTCTATTAGTATTTACGGGAATTGAAAGTGGTGTGATTTTGCGGGTTTTTAATCAAAAAAGCCGGCTAATTGCCGGCTTTCTAATCTTATTTTTCAGTCTTGTGTTTCTCTGCCGTTTCTTTAATTAACGGCTGCAATTCGTTTTGTTGAAACATTTCCATAATAATATCACAACCACCTACTAACTCGCCGTCTACCCATAATTGTGGGAAAGTTGGCCAGTTCGCATACTTTGGTAATTCAGCGCGAATATCTGGGTTTTGCAAAATGTCTACATACGCAAACGGTTCACCACAGCCCATTAGTGCTTGTGATGCTTGTGAAGAAAAACCACAACTTGGCAGTTTAGGAGAACCCTTCATATATAAAAGAATAGGGTTTTCTTCAATTTGTTGCTTAATTCTGTCTACGGTGGATTGTGTTTCAGTGTTATCCATCAGGTCCTCTCAGCGGAAAAGTTATTCCCTATAAGTGGGAATGAGCGTGTAGAATTCAAGGGTAATATTATCATAGTTTCTTGTAGGGGTTTATACTCACCGCATCTGAAAAAGGTATTTATATAACCTGTGATGCTCACACCAATTGTGGATGGCAATAATCTCATATAGCCTAGTCGCATTGGTAAGATGAAAGTGATCTTATATCTTACGCTGATATTACTTACTATCAGTACCCTAGTTTCTATCGTTTGCGACGTGGCTGATACGCATCATCAGCGAGCATTCACGATATAGGGATTTACAGGGCAATTATTATAACTAGACAAGATTTTAGAATTTTCATAAATTTGTCATTGAGTTATACAAATTTGCCCCTACATCTACAACATGCTTTTGCTATTATAAAATAAGCATCTTAGATAAAGTATTTATACAGGCTCGTTGAACAGGCATTACGAGCTTAAATTAACGTTGTTTAAAAACATTAAACCAACACGGAGACCGATATGGCTTTTGAATTACCAGCATTACCATACGAAAAAAATGCACTTGAACCGCA encodes:
- a CDS encoding TonB-dependent receptor, which produces MNTSLSLLTKHVRGVLAASAAFSVMAIAPVHAQEAADAAEASAEDYEQIAIVGSRAAPRSVAESAVPIDIISDEEFKNQGATDVVSMMQTVVPSFNVNDQPINDASTLVRPANLRGMASDHTLVLVNGKRRHRSAVITFLGGGLSDGAQGPDISVIPAAALKQIEVLRDGAAAQYGSDAIAGVINFVLNDASEGGSFEARYGSYYEGDGDMIQLSGNIGMPLSDKGFINLSAEYRTADDTSRSVQRDDAAGLVAGGNTFVADPAQIWGSPEIKHDYKLFANLGLELSDTAEAYMFGNFAEREVEGGFYYRNPHTRGGVYAADDGSLLVGDLTDDLSGNCPTDIMPGDNVLTNERYINEVANNPDCFAFNEILPGGFTPRFGGTVTDMSLVFGTRGELANDITYDVSLNLGENEVDFIISNTINPSLGPDTPFEFSPGRYTQSEQTLDVDFTKPFEIGLYEPLFVASGFQYRHESYESFAGDTASYEIGPLASQGFGIGSNGFPGLAANSQGLVSRHNIAFYVDAEAYITETFMLAGAIRYEDYSDFGDTTKGKVAFRWQALENIAFRGAFSTGFKAPTLGQSNVRNVTTAFGTDGKLIDRATLPPTDPVSQLKGGEQLTPEESESITFGVVADFDNGLFITADYYNIELTDRISTASGIALTDEDIAILLDQGINDASSFTEISFFTNDFDTTTEGLDVVANYSMDMFEGETKFSLAYNWTSTEVDRASDNISAERIRMLEDNLPAVRYSATANHTNGDWRFLARLNYFGSIYEDHLDSALPIDKVGSEITIDLEMAYNFTEELTVTVGAKNAFDEYPDENTQYAGIAGSLYPTTSPIGINGGFYYLRGVYTF
- a CDS encoding Grx4 family monothiol glutaredoxin, translating into MDNTETQSTVDRIKQQIEENPILLYMKGSPKLPSCGFSSQASQALMGCGEPFAYVDILQNPDIRAELPKYANWPTFPQLWVDGELVGGCDIIMEMFQQNELQPLIKETAEKHKTEK